One genomic region from Ornithinimicrobium flavum encodes:
- the galK gene encoding galactokinase — protein MTDQTWVAPPDDAEVVAGLGRSFADLFGGKPDGVWAAPGRVNLIGEHTDYNGGWCLPLALAHRTYAAVRHRGDGHLRVASRQMSGLGYDGPVPGVRPRDPGGWVAYLAGVVAILAERAGPDRCGVDVLVDGRVPLGAGLSSSAALSCSVAVALRDVVPGLADLGDAELVDVCVRAENAYAGAATGGMDQTVSVRAVDEHLLLLDARDGTVTPVAWTLPEHEVLVVDTRASHSLADGQYAARRATCEAAAAALGLSSLRELGPGNVQDPEVVARLVGVPHGRERVRHVVTENERVLDLVAALRERDARAVGALMTASHLSLRDDYEVSCHELDLAVDAALGAGAVGARMTGGGFGGSAIALVRRDSVDRVAVAVASAFAEAGLTAPHFLSAVPSRPAGRVR, from the coding sequence GGGCTCGGGAGATCGTTCGCGGACCTGTTCGGCGGGAAGCCGGACGGGGTCTGGGCGGCGCCCGGCCGGGTCAACCTGATCGGCGAGCACACCGACTACAACGGCGGCTGGTGCCTCCCCCTCGCGCTCGCGCACCGAACCTACGCGGCCGTCCGCCACCGGGGGGACGGTCACCTGCGGGTCGCCTCGCGTCAGATGTCCGGCCTCGGGTATGACGGTCCCGTCCCCGGGGTCCGCCCGCGCGATCCGGGCGGCTGGGTCGCCTACCTCGCGGGGGTGGTCGCCATCCTCGCGGAGCGCGCCGGGCCGGACCGCTGCGGCGTGGATGTGCTCGTGGACGGCCGGGTGCCGCTGGGGGCTGGGCTCTCGTCCTCGGCCGCGCTGTCCTGCTCGGTCGCCGTCGCCCTCCGCGACGTGGTGCCGGGGCTGGCGGACCTGGGGGACGCGGAGCTCGTGGACGTCTGCGTCCGTGCGGAGAACGCCTACGCCGGTGCCGCCACCGGGGGCATGGACCAGACCGTGTCGGTCCGTGCGGTGGACGAGCACCTACTGCTGCTGGACGCCCGGGACGGCACGGTCACCCCGGTCGCGTGGACCCTGCCCGAGCACGAGGTCCTCGTCGTCGACACCCGGGCCTCGCACTCGCTGGCCGACGGGCAGTATGCCGCGCGGCGGGCCACCTGCGAGGCCGCCGCGGCGGCGCTGGGGCTGTCCTCGCTGCGTGAGCTGGGCCCCGGGAACGTCCAGGACCCCGAGGTGGTGGCCCGGCTGGTCGGGGTCCCGCACGGCCGTGAGCGGGTGCGGCACGTCGTCACCGAGAACGAGCGCGTCCTCGACCTGGTGGCCGCGCTCCGGGAGCGCGACGCCCGGGCGGTGGGGGCGCTGATGACCGCCTCGCACCTTTCGCTGCGCGACGACTACGAGGTCTCGTGCCATGAGCTGGACCTCGCCGTCGACGCGGCGCTGGGGGCCGGCGCCGTCGGGGCGCGAATGACCGGAGGCGGGTTCGGGGGCTCGGCGATCGCCCTGGTCCGCCGCGACTCCGTCGACCGGGTCGCCGTTGCGGTGGCGTCGGCCTTCGCGGAGGCGGGCCTCACGGCACCGCACTTCCTGTCGGCCGTGCCGAGCCGACCGGCCGGCCGGGTGCGCTGA